In the Necator americanus strain Aroian chromosome X, whole genome shotgun sequence genome, TCCGTTCGTGAATTCGAGAACTCTTGCAAAATACAAAACCAACTTGCAGAAACTTTCTAAATCTGgctttgttttacttttttcgtaTCCACAGCATAGGCTTCCAAAGGCTACTTTTCGTATGCGatctttttgctcttcttctcTTGCTCTCTTATCGGCCACCTCTTATTCCTGAAACTCATGACTACTCTTTTGCACGTCTTTGTCGACGAAGTTCCATAAGTGCTGAAAAGACACTTTTCCTCTTTATTACGTTTGTACGATCCTACTGTTCTGAGCACTCGCCCTCTCTTTTCACTTCTACTAAcgtaacacgcagcaaagaaattcctcaATAATTCTTGGGGCTCGTGACGTACAACTTCTTGTGGAGTGGAATTATTATTGCGTATATCAACGAAATCATAATTCCTTCCATCGATCCATATTGAATGGATGACGTGTACTAGTTGATGAATCCCAGATGCAGGAAGGGATTTCACCATTTATGCGCTAATTCCGACGTCTCACCAgactttccattcttcatcttctagATACAGATAAGTACCTCCGATTCTgtcggtggttcctcgctAACCGCCTGTGCTCGTCGCGACGTAGACGTGCTGGTGCTCAGGAGCTCACAGCGTTTGCCGGCTCAACAAAATATTGAACttatccctccaaattggtaTGGTTGCCTCACCGACAGCAACTCCATAAGCAATGGTCCTTCTTCGGGTTTTTGTCCTCCTATGCCGTTTAGAATTCTCTCACTCTTGATATCCATCCGTTTTCGCGATATTGTTGCAGCTGACGACGTAGCTTCCCTCTCTCTTGCTCTTCCTGGCTGAAATCTCCAGTGCTGCTGGTGACGCGTACAGAATTATACATgcattttgtttccgcagatgcaagtAAACTTCTTCCGCCGTAAGAGAACCGGGAGCGCCCATGCAGCGTTCTGGATGAACTTTATGGAGGAATTGCATTAAAAAGCTTCCTCCTGGTTCGCAATCCAACATGAACGGAATTTTGCGGAGTTTCATTccgcattcttcgtctttcaaacctgccatgtcgagcatcgattgaagaggaactctCTTGTGGTACCGCTTTTGTGGTACTGTTTCTTGAAGctaagaagaactggacggtagtcagagtcgaacgcgcgtcccaaacagctctgaATATCTGgatatttctagatttttctgaCTGAAGAATGGTCCTCGTCAGAAGGTGAAGCTTACGAGTTCTCATCTTCCACTTCCGCTGCTCTTCAGCCATTAAAAGGGTCGACCCATCCACGAGCTGcctgattcctcttaaacgtggaggcgatgatgaggcccgtctgtacGGACAAATCGACAGGATGGTCACCGCTATCCGAcctgcgctccgctggataataccattttactagcacatcggattttTGTTCAAGTCTTTCTTCGCATCTGCATCAATTCCCACATTGACCACCTGTTGGCTGGATATCTTAGACATCAGcacattgagttcatcacaGAAGGCGTCTtgctgttgtcctcagcgctTTTCGAAGGTGCATGGGCACTTACGATCTGGAGTTTACGTTCTCTACGATCCCGTGGTCTTAGAAAGACGCACCTAGGCGACGCTGAGTCAAATTGCTCCACCAGATTGTTATAGTCCTTCCTCCCAGCTGTCGCGTTGCCACCCACCCTCCTTTCGTCAGCATCACCGCAGTAGAAAATGTAGTTTCTGATACCGATGGTCGGCCATTTCGGATGTGTGTTTCCTGGAGCAGCAAGCaacacacagagatatcgtgGAAACCTGAACAAGGCAGTTTGTTAGAGTCCACTCGAAAGTGTTCGGCAGTTAGCgtaacgaaacgaatggttgatGCAACGATTCCATGCTTCATTCAGGCAGTTAAGGTTATGGCCTTTTGCAGCGTGCGGCAGCACCTTACCACCTTTCGAAAATGTTGGGAATCGTGGGAATTTTTCgtcatataacagtgcaggttgtATAgctacgttcccaatgcgtacactcgaatgcctgattgcgtttagttaaagcaagaccaccacgtgcaggtagcaatcagactagTATTCGCGGCCCCTAGGTTGATAatagttttgaaaatcttAATCGCTCCATCATTACAGATTATTGTTGAGGAAACCATCGTCAATAGTAGCGCCAGGAGCACGATCGAGGAATATCATagcatatcatatcatatcttgtctccgcagataCAAAAGCAAACTTTTTCCTCGGTCATAGAACCGCGAGCGTTCTGGATacactttgtgaagaagtctgcATTGCAAAGCTTCTTCTTGGTCtatactccaacatgaatggACACACGGTGGcgaaatttctttctcctctCTTCGTCCTTCAGCCCTGCCGTGTCGATCTTCGATCGaggaggaactcctcggtttctcttgtggaaccgtatcttgaagctgagaagaaccgTATTttgaagaactggacggtggacagagtcgaacgcgacatCCAAAAGAGGTAAAGACTTTCGGATATCTGGCTGAGGAATGCTCCtggtcagaacgtagtcgagctgaagatTGAGAGctctcatcttccgcttgcgttgctcttcaggcgttaaaagttTTGACCTTTGCCACGTAAGTTATAGTCCTTCCTCCCAGccatcgcgcagccacctacatTCCTTTCCATTCATCAGCATCACCGCAGTAGATGGTGTAGTTTCTGATACTCTGATGATCAGCTTATCTCGGATGCGTTTTCCCTGCAACACATAGATATCCCGAACGTTTAGACATGGGTGTTTGCTGGGTTTTGCAGGACAACGTATGGCAGATCAACGTGACGAAACGGATAGTTGTTGCCAAGATTTCATGCTTCCTCCAGACAGATGACCATTCAGGTTGTGGCAGCACCTTTTCGCAGTACATGATATATCTTTCGCTATATAACAGTGCCGGTTATATAGCTCATACCTTCCAATGCGTACCCTCGAACTCCCGATTGCGTTAAATACAAGCAGGACTACCACGCCCATGTAGCAGTCGGGCTCGTATACGCGGTCCTTTGGCAAATAATTTAATGAAAGATgatatttcttcttaaacaGTCTTTCAATatatttcgttattttattCTAGATGATGATCTCGCTTGTCATCAATGGGTTCGTCCTAGCCAACAGTTCAGTACCCTAAAATGTTATTGATGTCTTCATCATAGTAGGACCATCTGCTTTTAGACGGGCTATTGTGACTGTATACTCACTCGTAACGCTTAATAAACAAGTCTAAAATAGCTAGACATCATTCCTACAAAGAATACACAGGAAACATTCCCATTGTTTCTGTGAATGACCACCATGTCTCATTTTAGTGAACATTTAtcaccacgaaaaaaaaaacagaactgcTATCCACATGTATCGAAGGAAGGATCAAATTTGCTAGTTCTCATGAGAGAACGTTCGCACGGTCAAGATATGGGCCACAGTATAAATCAATCGCGATCGGATGTGAGTGAAAAACAGATCACTTGGAGTTCTTTTGGGCATGCAGCTTCGTAATGAGATCATTAAGGTCATAGACAGGTGGATACATCTGGCAAAGTGGTGTCATGTTATCCTAAAATATACAGTAGACTTTTTTTCGCAAACTGAACGTCCCAAGGACGACTGAGGTTATGTGCTAAAAAGTGGCAATATAAGAACTGTGATTGTCCGAGTATACCTCGGAAGCGACTTCTGGCATTCTACCTGTTCCtttgaaaatgttctcaaGATGAAAATTTGCATCACCCGTTAGTCCACTTCTAGAGTGGATATCGCAGTCATTCGTTCTGCTGTGATAGTTTCTTTTGAACATACACGCAGAGCTGAGAAGATAAACTCAGGATTTTGTTTGTTAACGGTGAGTTTGCCTTGGTTATTGTGAGTTCTATGCACATTTTGAGTAGTCTCAGTCATCAGATGTCGAAACAACCACTCCCAGTGGTCAAACCGCCAAAATAAGCGGGTTTGTCGGTTGTCCTAACAATAAAAAGTTGAGCGGTTATGCCTTAGAAAGTTCGAAGATCcgaataatgaaaaagaaccACTTCCGAACGAGCAAGAGGCAACAAACAACCTGGTCGCAGCAGAAATgacgaattcgttgaaaaagGATATTGGTTATGATTCAGTGGTAAGCATCAACGACTTAATatgttggtgcaaaaataatgcgcgttttcaaacattcacttcGAAACGTTGTAACTCACAtaaaaatcaactttttcaATTGAAATGAGAACCAATACAGTCCACGCATTCTTGCTAATAAGATCCATGTTTGTTTATCCCCGCTGCATAAAGATCAACTATCTCCTTGACCGTGTGCAATGCATTGTTGCATTGCACACGGTCAAGGAGATAGTTGCAATTTTTGTGCATTGCATCGTCatatttcaattgtttttaatttgcaTTTTCTCCGCATTCATTCCAAAGGAATCTTATGTTGTGCTAAGCATATCAGCTCTACATATATAAAACATTAAATTGAATTAGTTTTGAGCCATTCCCTttctgcgctttttttttttgtaagtgaGTTATTTATACACAGAAtagataattttctttgcgctaaacaacaataaaacaatagaATCTGGGAATTTTTAACGTTGAAA is a window encoding:
- a CDS encoding hypothetical protein (NECATOR_CHRX.G22600.T1), which gives rise to MLDMAGLKDEECGMKLRKIPFMLDCEPGGSFLMQFLHKVHPERCMGAPGSLTAEEVYLHLRKQNACIILYASPAALEISARKSKREGSYVVSCNNIAKTDGYQE
- a CDS encoding hypothetical protein (NECATOR_CHRX.G22600.T2) produces the protein MFTKMRHGGHSQKQWECFLCILSRLRSDQEHSSARYPKVFTSFGCRVRLCPPSSSSKYGSSQLQDTVPQEKPRSSSSIEDRHGRAEGRREEKEISPPFPRYLCVLLAAPGNTHPKWPTIGIRNYIFYCGDADERRVGGNATAGRKDYNNLVEQFDSASPSQQVVNVGIDADAKKDLNKNPMC
- a CDS encoding hypothetical protein (NECATOR_CHRX.G22600.T3), producing the protein MPEVASEGKRIRDKLIIRVSETTPSTAVMLMNGKESRLRSDQEHSSARYPKVFTSFGCRVRLCPPSSSSKYGSSQLQDTVPQEKPRSSSSIEDRHGRAEGRREEKEISPPCVHSCWSIDQEEALQCRLLHKVYPERSRFPRYLCVLLAAPGNTHPKWPTIGIRNYIFYCGDADERRVGGNATAGRKDYNNLVEQFDSASPRRASSSPPRLRGIRQLVDGSTLLMAEEQRKWKMRTHIQSCLGRAFDSDYRPVLLSFKKQYHKSGTTREFLFNRCSTWQPGRAREREATSSAATISRKRMDIKSERILNGIGGQKPEEGPLLMELLSRAREEEQKDRIRKVAFGSLCCGYEKSKTKPDLESFCKFFAIQEFMEDRGADRKSKTNTSTWIQVELT